Proteins from a single region of Drosophila biarmipes strain raj3 chromosome 3R, RU_DBia_V1.1, whole genome shotgun sequence:
- the LOC108026158 gene encoding rhodanese domain-containing protein CG4456 produces MLMRQCLMTLRVARSQMLVQSTGKPQSHIMQRLYSSNPPAIGIVDYDVVKKLASEPQKLLIDVREPEELRETGQIPASINIPLGVVSQELAASEQLFKSKYGREKPKPDTEIIFHCKIGKRSLKAAEAAAALGYKNLKNYEGSWLDWAEREGLPK; encoded by the coding sequence ATGTTGATGAGGCAGTGTTTAATGACCCTGCGGGTCGCCAGATCCCAGATGCTGGTGCAGTCAACCGGAAAGCCCCAAAGCCACATTATGCAGCGCTTGTACAGCAGCAACCCGCCGGCAATTGGTATTGTGGACTACGATGTGGTCAAGAAACTGGCCAGTGAGCCACAGAAGCTTCTCATCGATGTCAGGGAGCCGGAGGAGCTGAGGGAGACCGGCCAAATCCCCGCCAGCATCAACATTCCCTTGGGAGTGGTTAGCCAGGAGCTGGCGGCCAGTGAGCAGCTCTTCAAATCGAAATATGGCCGGGAAAAGCCGAAACCGGATACGGAAATCATCTTCCACTGCAAGATTGGCAAGAGGAGCCTCAAGGCCGCAGAAGCTGCAGCTGCTCTGGGTTACAAGAACCTTAAAAACTACGAGGGATCCTGGCTAGATTGGGCCGAACGTGAGGGTCTGCCCAAGTAG
- the LOC108026154 gene encoding phosphatidylserine decarboxylase proenzyme, mitochondrial, which yields MVSYFVPRGRFLLKAGNLRQVVQQQHQPTQLQLQTIKGPQPQAQNASLPVARHFRQFSSNSASKEAPLHHRRPHHKQQQQPNPSQELAQLRRNILSRWTGFLLRWAPMGICVFGAIEWQLQKRRCDQEGQPRTASELQSRIYCSLPLRIISRCWGWLAACYLPPSLRPYVYGWYSNTFNVNLSEAQYPEYEHYNSLAEFFTRPLREGVRVINQEAPLVSPADGKVLHFGSASDSLIEQVKGVSYSIEDFLGPLETVEQANSGASYAQALKKQSDGSTELYQCVIYLAPGDYHRFHSPTEWKPTIRRHFSGELLSVSPKVAGWLPGLFCLNERVLYMGQWKHGFFSYTAVGATNVGSVEIYMDAELKTNRWTGFNVGKHPPSTYEYDELALNKEPAAPPKEFGRGDLVGQFNMGSTIVLLFEAPKNFKFDIVAGQKIRVGESLGHIAGAK from the coding sequence ATGGTTTCCTACTTCGTACCTCGTGGCCGCTTCCTCCTGAAGGCCGGCAATCTCAGACAggtggtgcagcagcagcatcagccgACCCAGCTTCAGCTGCAGACCATCAAGGGACCCCAGCCGCAGGCTCAGAATGCCAGTCTGCCGGTGGCCCGTCACTTCCGACAGTTCTCCTCGAATTCCGCCTCCAAGGAGGCGCCCCTACATCATAGACGTCCACACCacaagcagcaacaacagcccaATCCCAGCCAGGAGTTGGCCCAGCTGCGGCGCAACATACTCTCACGCTGGACGGGCTTCCTGCTGCGCTGGGCTCCCATGGGCATCTGTGTGTTTGGCGCCATCGAGTGGCAGCTGCAGAAGCGGCGCTGCGATCAGGAGGGCCAGCCCAGGACCGCCTCCGAGCTGCAGTCGCGCATCTACTGCTCCCTGCCCCTGCGCATTATCAGCCGCTGCTGGGGCTGGCTGGCCGCTTGCTACTTGCCACCTAGTCTGCGTCCCTATGTCTACGGCTGGTACTCCAACACGTTCAACGTCAATCTGAGCGAGGCACAGTATCCGGAGTACGAGCACTACAACAGCCTGGCCGAGTTCTTCACAAGACCGCTTAGAGAGGGTGTCCGCGTCATCAATCAGGAGGCACCGCTCGTCTCGCCCGCCGACGGCAAGGTCCTGCACTTTGGCAGCGCCTCAGACTCGCTGATCGAACAGGTTAAGGGTGTCAGCTACAGCATCGAGGACTTCTTGGGCCCGCTAGAGACTGTGGAGCAGGCCAATTCCGGTGCCTCCTACGCCCAGGCACTCAAGAAGCAGAGCGATGGCTCCACCGAGCTGTACCAGTGCGTGATTTATCTGGCCCCTGGAGATTACCACCGATTCCACTCACCCACCGAATGGAAGCCGACCATCCGTCGTCATTTCTCCGGCGAACTGCTCTCCGTGAGCCCCAAAGTGGCCGGCTGGCTGCCTGGTCTGTTCTGCCTGAACGAACGTGTGCTGTACATGGGCCAGTGGAAGCATGGATTCTTCTCCTACACCGCCGTGGGTGCCACCAACGTGGGATCCGTCGAGATCTACATGGATGCCGAGCTGAAGACGAACCGTTGGACTGGCTTCAATGTCGGCAAGCATCCGCCCAGCACCTACGAGTACGATGAACTGGCTCTGAACAAGGAACCAGCTGCGCCGCCCAAAGAGTTCGGTAGAGGCGACCTGGTGGGTCAGTTCAACATGGGCAGCACCATTGTCCTGCTCTTCGAGGCGCCCAAGAACTTCAAATTCGACATTGTCGCCGGCCAGAAGATTCGCGTGGGCGAGTCCTTGGGCCACATTGCGGGGGCCAAATGA
- the LOC108026155 gene encoding beclin-1-like protein isoform X2, whose amino-acid sequence MSEAEKQAVSFACQRCLQPIVLDEQLEKISVHAMAELSLPIYRDNGNTLDPQDASSFDHFVPPYRLTDSINGTGFMLVSDGRDNKKMSAAFKLKAELFDCLSSNSEIDHPLCEECADSMLEIMDRELRIAEDEWDVYKAYLDELEQQREAPNVEALDKELDELKRSEEQLLSELKELKKEEQSLNDAIAQEEQEREELHEQEESYWREYTKHRRELMLTEDDKRSLESQIAYSRQQLDKLRDTNIFNITFHIWHAGHFGTINNFRLGRLPSVSVDWSEINAAWGQTVLLLSALARKIGLTFERYRVVPFGNHSYVEVLGENRELPLYGSGGFKFFWDTKFDAAMVAFLDCLTQFQKEVEKRDTEFLLPYKMEKGKIIDPSTGNSYSIKIQFNSEEQWTKALKFMLTNLKWGLAWVSSQFVSP is encoded by the exons ATGAGCGAGGCGGAGAAACAGGCGGTGTCCTTCGCCTGCCAGCGCTGCCTGCAGCCCATCGTCCTGGACGAGCAGCTGGAGAAGATTAGCGTGCACGCCATGGCGGAGTTATCTT TGCCCATCTACAGAGACAATGGCAACACTCTGGACCCCCAGGACGCCAGCAGTTTCGACCACTTTGTGCCGCCCTACAGGCTCACGGATTCGATCAACGGCACTGGCTTTATGCTGGTCTCCGATGGCAGGGACAACAAGAAGATGAGTGCCGCCTTCAAGCTAAAGGCGGAGCTCTTCGACTGCCTGTCCTCCAACTCGGAAATTGATCATCCGCTGTGCGAGGAGTGCGCCGACTCCATGCTGGAGATCATGGACCGGgaactgcgcatcgcagagGACGAATGGGATGTGTACAAGGCGTATCTGGAcgagctggagcagcagcgTGAGGCGCCGAATGTAGAGGCACTGGACAAGGAGCTGGACGAACTGAAGCGCAGCGAGGAGCAGCTTTTGTCGGAGCTCAAAGAGCTCAAGAAGGAGGAGCAGTCGTTGAACGATGCCATTGCCCAGGAGGAACAGGAGCGGGAGGAGCTGCACGAGCAGGAGGAGAGCTACTGGCGCGAGTACACCAAGCACAGACGTGAGCTGATGCTCACAGAGGACGACAAGCGCAGTCTGGAGAGCCAGATCGCCTACTCGCGTCAGCAGCTGGACAAACTGCGCGACACCAACATATTCAACATCACCTTCCACATCTGGCATGCCGGTCACTTTGGCACCATCAATAACTTTAGGCTGGGTCGGTTGCCTTCTGTATCCGTGGACTGGTCCGAGATCAACGCCGCCTGGGGACAGACAGTGCTCCTGCTCTCCGCCCTGGCCCGCAAAATCGGTCTCACCTTCGAGCGGTATCGCGTGGTGCCGTTCGGAAATCATTCGTACGTGGAGGTGCTTGGCGAGAATCGAGAGCTACCGCTCTACGGCAGCGGCGGGTTTAAGTTCTTCTGGGACACCAAGTTTGATGCTGCCATGGTGGCCTTCCTCGACTGCCTCACCCAGTTCCAGAAGGAGGTGGAGAAGCGCGACACCGAGTTCCTGCTGCCCTACAAAATGGAGAAGGGCAAGATTATCGATCCCTCCACGGGAAATTCCTATTCCATAAA GATCCAGTTTAACTCGGAGGAGCAGTGGACCAAGGCCCTGAAGTTCATGCTGACCAACCTGAAATGGGGCTTAGCCTGGGTATCCTCGCAATTTGTGTCGCCGTGA
- the LOC108026155 gene encoding beclin-1-like protein isoform X1 has translation MSEAEKQAVSFACQRCLQPIVLDEQLEKISVHAMAELSCRWCSKHPGNPSNDSPIAVPIYRDNGNTLDPQDASSFDHFVPPYRLTDSINGTGFMLVSDGRDNKKMSAAFKLKAELFDCLSSNSEIDHPLCEECADSMLEIMDRELRIAEDEWDVYKAYLDELEQQREAPNVEALDKELDELKRSEEQLLSELKELKKEEQSLNDAIAQEEQEREELHEQEESYWREYTKHRRELMLTEDDKRSLESQIAYSRQQLDKLRDTNIFNITFHIWHAGHFGTINNFRLGRLPSVSVDWSEINAAWGQTVLLLSALARKIGLTFERYRVVPFGNHSYVEVLGENRELPLYGSGGFKFFWDTKFDAAMVAFLDCLTQFQKEVEKRDTEFLLPYKMEKGKIIDPSTGNSYSIKIQFNSEEQWTKALKFMLTNLKWGLAWVSSQFVSP, from the exons ATGAGCGAGGCGGAGAAACAGGCGGTGTCCTTCGCCTGCCAGCGCTGCCTGCAGCCCATCGTCCTGGACGAGCAGCTGGAGAAGATTAGCGTGCACGCCATGGCGGAGTTATCTTGTAGGTGGTGTAGTAAACATCCAGGAAACCCCTCTAATGATTCACCCATTGCAGTGCCCATCTACAGAGACAATGGCAACACTCTGGACCCCCAGGACGCCAGCAGTTTCGACCACTTTGTGCCGCCCTACAGGCTCACGGATTCGATCAACGGCACTGGCTTTATGCTGGTCTCCGATGGCAGGGACAACAAGAAGATGAGTGCCGCCTTCAAGCTAAAGGCGGAGCTCTTCGACTGCCTGTCCTCCAACTCGGAAATTGATCATCCGCTGTGCGAGGAGTGCGCCGACTCCATGCTGGAGATCATGGACCGGgaactgcgcatcgcagagGACGAATGGGATGTGTACAAGGCGTATCTGGAcgagctggagcagcagcgTGAGGCGCCGAATGTAGAGGCACTGGACAAGGAGCTGGACGAACTGAAGCGCAGCGAGGAGCAGCTTTTGTCGGAGCTCAAAGAGCTCAAGAAGGAGGAGCAGTCGTTGAACGATGCCATTGCCCAGGAGGAACAGGAGCGGGAGGAGCTGCACGAGCAGGAGGAGAGCTACTGGCGCGAGTACACCAAGCACAGACGTGAGCTGATGCTCACAGAGGACGACAAGCGCAGTCTGGAGAGCCAGATCGCCTACTCGCGTCAGCAGCTGGACAAACTGCGCGACACCAACATATTCAACATCACCTTCCACATCTGGCATGCCGGTCACTTTGGCACCATCAATAACTTTAGGCTGGGTCGGTTGCCTTCTGTATCCGTGGACTGGTCCGAGATCAACGCCGCCTGGGGACAGACAGTGCTCCTGCTCTCCGCCCTGGCCCGCAAAATCGGTCTCACCTTCGAGCGGTATCGCGTGGTGCCGTTCGGAAATCATTCGTACGTGGAGGTGCTTGGCGAGAATCGAGAGCTACCGCTCTACGGCAGCGGCGGGTTTAAGTTCTTCTGGGACACCAAGTTTGATGCTGCCATGGTGGCCTTCCTCGACTGCCTCACCCAGTTCCAGAAGGAGGTGGAGAAGCGCGACACCGAGTTCCTGCTGCCCTACAAAATGGAGAAGGGCAAGATTATCGATCCCTCCACGGGAAATTCCTATTCCATAAA GATCCAGTTTAACTCGGAGGAGCAGTGGACCAAGGCCCTGAAGTTCATGCTGACCAACCTGAAATGGGGCTTAGCCTGGGTATCCTCGCAATTTGTGTCGCCGTGA
- the LOC108026157 gene encoding replication stress response regulator SDE2 — MGINIFINNKYLISEDFIDYDELCSRIEENTNLQPEDYYLVSNGKRLVGELPHGDVHCILRQVGGKGGFGSMLRAIGAQIEKTTNREACRDLSGRRLRDINEEKRVRAWLDKQGEREREAEERKKRKIEKLLAVPKHDFKDDKYEEARANLTEKVNDAFEEGLKQAEEIKEKQAQAQAQEASTSGTKRKSPAEDKTKAKKKKKGALWIGDDISGSDSDSDDSEKEPETQKKAIKN; from the exons AtgggcataaatatttttataaacaataaatatttaatttccgAGGATTTCATAGACTACGATGAGCTATGCAGCCGGATTGAAGAGAACACA AACTTGCAACCTGAGGATTACTACCTGGTGAGCAATGGTAAACGTTTGGTGGGGGAACTGCCTCATGGAGATGTCCACTGCATCCTGCGCCAGGTGGGCGGAAAGGGAGGATTCGGCTCCATGCTGCGAGCCATTGGCGCCCAAATCGAAAAGACCACCAATCGCGAGGCTTGCCGGGATCTGAGCGGTCGTCGCCTGAGGGACATCAACGAGGAGAAGCGAGTGCGCGCCTGGCTGGACAAACAGGGCGAGCGCGAACGGGAAGCCGAGGAGCGGAAGAAGCGAAAGATCGAGAAACTGCTAGCTGTGCCAAAGCACGACTTCAAGGACGACAAGTACGAGGAGGCCAGGGCAAATCTCACCGAGAAGGTCAACGACGCCTTCGAGGAGGGACTCAAACAGGCGGAGGAAATCAAGGAGAAACAGGCTCAAGCGCAGGCCCAGGAAGCCTCCACCAGTGGCACCAAGCGAAAATCACCCGCCGAAGACAAAACCAAggccaaaaagaagaaaaagggGGCTCTTTGGATAGGCGATGACATCTCAGGATCCGATTCAGACTCTGACGACAGCGAGAAGGAGCCGGAAACACAGAAAAAGGCCATCAAAAACTAG
- the LOC108026152 gene encoding nucleolysin TIAR isoform X1: MDESQPKTLYVGNLDSTVSEDLLIALFGTMGPVKSCKIIREPGNDPYAFIEYSNYQAATTALTAMNKRLFLDKEIKVNWATSPSNQPKTDISSHHHIFVGDLSPEIETETLREAFAPFGEISNCRIVRDPHTMKSKGYAFVSFVKKAEAENAIQAMNGQWIGSRSIRTNWSTRKLPPPREPSKGGGQGGGMGGGPGGNGSGVKGSQRHTFEEVYNQSSPTNTTVYCGGFPPNVISDDLMHKHFVQFGPIQDVRVFKDKGFSFIKFVTKEAAARAIEHTHNSEVHGNLVKCFWGKENGGDNSANNLNAAAAAAAASANVAAVAAANAAVAAGAGMPGQMMTQQQIAAATGAAIPGQMMTPQQIAAATAQYPYAYQQMGYWYPPAAYPTTQMQTQYMQQGYYPYAYTTSAQQAGGVPCIQFSAAGYRMVPPNVAWGVPGTVVPGVTAAAASAAAAANGSLAPQMMYSAAMPQYQTQ; encoded by the exons ATGGACGAGTCACAGCCGAAGACCCTGTATGTGGGCAACCTGGACAGCACCGTCTCCGAGGACCTGCTCATCGCCCTCTTCGGCACCATGGGCCCCGTCAAGAGCTGCAAAATCATCCGCGAGCCGGGCAACGATCCGTACGCCTTCATCGAATATTCCAACTACCAGGCAGCCACCACGGCCCTGACCGCCATGAACAAACGCCTCTTCCTCGATAAGGAAATCAAG GTAAACTGGGCCACCAGTCCCAGCAACCAGCCCAAGACAGACATCAGCTCGCACCACCACATATTCGTGGGCGACCTCAGTCCCGAGATTGAGACGGAGACCCTGCGCGAGGCGTTCGCCCCCTTCGGTGAGATCTCCAACTGCCGCATCGTGCGTGACCCGCACACCATGAAGTCAAAGGGTTACGCCTTTGTGTCGTTCGTGAAGAAGGCGGAGGCGGAGAACGCCATCCAGGCGATGAACGGCCAGTGGATTGGCTCGCGGTCGATACGCACCAATTGGTCCACGCGCAAGCTTCCCCCACCGCGCGAACCGTCGAAGGGCGGTGGTCAGGGAGGCGGCATGGGCGGCGGACCAGGAGGCAATGGGTCCGGCGTGAAGGGCAGTCAGCGCCACACCTTCGAGGAGGTGTACAACCAGTCGAGCCCCACCAACACCACCGTATACTGCGGCGGCTTCCCGCCGAACGTCATCAGCGACGACCTGATGCACAAGCACTTTGTCCAGTTCGGTCCCATTCAGGACGTGCGGGTCTTCAAGGACAAGGGCTTCTCGTTCATCAAGTTTGTCACCAAGGAGGCGGCCGCCCGCGCCATCGAGCACACGCACAACAGCGAGGTTCACGGTAACCTGGTCAAGTGCTTCTGGGGCAAGGAGAACGGCGGCGACAATTCGGCCAATAACCTCAATGCCGCAGCCGCTGCGGCAGCAGCCTCGGCAAATGTAGCAGCCGTGGCAGCGGCAAATGCGGCGGTTGCCGCTGGAGCGGGAATGCCCGGTCAGATGATGACGCAGCAACAGATAGCGGCCGCCACAGGAGCGGCGATACCCGGCCAAATGATGACGCCCCAGCAGATTGCAGCCGCCACAGCGCAGTATCCGTACGCCTATCAGCAGATGGGCTACTGGTATCCCCCAGCG GCCTACCCCACAACCCAGATGCAGACGCAGTACATGCAACAGGGCTACTATCCCTACGCCTACACTACCAGTGCTCAGCAAGCGGGAGGTGTCC CTTGCATACAATTTTCAGCTGCTGGATACCGCATGGTGCCGCCGAATGTGGCATGGGGCGTGCCGGGGACTGTGGTGCCCGGCGTAACGGCCGCCGCAGCCTCAGCGGCCGCAGCAGCGAACGGTTCTCTTGCCCCGCAGATGATGTACAGTGCTGCGATGCCACAATACCAGACCCAATGA
- the LOC108026152 gene encoding nucleolysin TIAR isoform X2: MDESQPKTLYVGNLDSTVSEDLLIALFGTMGPVKSCKIIREPGNDPYAFIEYSNYQAATTALTAMNKRLFLDKEIKVNWATSPSNQPKTDISSHHHIFVGDLSPEIETETLREAFAPFGEISNCRIVRDPHTMKSKGYAFVSFVKKAEAENAIQAMNGQWIGSRSIRTNWSTRKLPPPREPSKGGGQGGGMGGGPGGNGSGVKGSQRHTFEEVYNQSSPTNTTVYCGGFPPNVISDDLMHKHFVQFGPIQDVRVFKDKGFSFIKFVTKEAAARAIEHTHNSEVHGNLVKCFWGKENGGDNSANNLNAAAAAAAASANVAAVAAANAAVAAGAGMPGQMMTQQQIAAATGAAIPGQMMTPQQIAAATAQYPYAYQQMGYWYPPAAYPTTQMQTQYMQQGYYPYAYTTSAQQAGGVPAGYRMVPPNVAWGVPGTVVPGVTAAAASAAAAANGSLAPQMMYSAAMPQYQTQ; encoded by the exons ATGGACGAGTCACAGCCGAAGACCCTGTATGTGGGCAACCTGGACAGCACCGTCTCCGAGGACCTGCTCATCGCCCTCTTCGGCACCATGGGCCCCGTCAAGAGCTGCAAAATCATCCGCGAGCCGGGCAACGATCCGTACGCCTTCATCGAATATTCCAACTACCAGGCAGCCACCACGGCCCTGACCGCCATGAACAAACGCCTCTTCCTCGATAAGGAAATCAAG GTAAACTGGGCCACCAGTCCCAGCAACCAGCCCAAGACAGACATCAGCTCGCACCACCACATATTCGTGGGCGACCTCAGTCCCGAGATTGAGACGGAGACCCTGCGCGAGGCGTTCGCCCCCTTCGGTGAGATCTCCAACTGCCGCATCGTGCGTGACCCGCACACCATGAAGTCAAAGGGTTACGCCTTTGTGTCGTTCGTGAAGAAGGCGGAGGCGGAGAACGCCATCCAGGCGATGAACGGCCAGTGGATTGGCTCGCGGTCGATACGCACCAATTGGTCCACGCGCAAGCTTCCCCCACCGCGCGAACCGTCGAAGGGCGGTGGTCAGGGAGGCGGCATGGGCGGCGGACCAGGAGGCAATGGGTCCGGCGTGAAGGGCAGTCAGCGCCACACCTTCGAGGAGGTGTACAACCAGTCGAGCCCCACCAACACCACCGTATACTGCGGCGGCTTCCCGCCGAACGTCATCAGCGACGACCTGATGCACAAGCACTTTGTCCAGTTCGGTCCCATTCAGGACGTGCGGGTCTTCAAGGACAAGGGCTTCTCGTTCATCAAGTTTGTCACCAAGGAGGCGGCCGCCCGCGCCATCGAGCACACGCACAACAGCGAGGTTCACGGTAACCTGGTCAAGTGCTTCTGGGGCAAGGAGAACGGCGGCGACAATTCGGCCAATAACCTCAATGCCGCAGCCGCTGCGGCAGCAGCCTCGGCAAATGTAGCAGCCGTGGCAGCGGCAAATGCGGCGGTTGCCGCTGGAGCGGGAATGCCCGGTCAGATGATGACGCAGCAACAGATAGCGGCCGCCACAGGAGCGGCGATACCCGGCCAAATGATGACGCCCCAGCAGATTGCAGCCGCCACAGCGCAGTATCCGTACGCCTATCAGCAGATGGGCTACTGGTATCCCCCAGCG GCCTACCCCACAACCCAGATGCAGACGCAGTACATGCAACAGGGCTACTATCCCTACGCCTACACTACCAGTGCTCAGCAAGCGGGAGGTGTCC CTGCTGGATACCGCATGGTGCCGCCGAATGTGGCATGGGGCGTGCCGGGGACTGTGGTGCCCGGCGTAACGGCCGCCGCAGCCTCAGCGGCCGCAGCAGCGAACGGTTCTCTTGCCCCGCAGATGATGTACAGTGCTGCGATGCCACAATACCAGACCCAATGA